From the genome of Elusimicrobiaceae bacterium, one region includes:
- the gyrA gene encoding DNA gyrase subunit A: MTAEEKPIDLFGNIKERGIGEEMKSSYIDYAMSVIVGRALPDVRDGLKPVHRRILYTMNEMGLKHNKAFKKSARVVGDVLGKYHPHGDASVYDALVRLVQDFSLRYPLVQGQGNFGSVDGDPAAAMRYTETRLASISEEMLADIDKDTVKFVPNYDGSLPEPFVMPARLPNLLANGSSGIAVGMATNIPPHNLGEVCRAVRAYIENPQITNREISRIMKGPDFPTGGIIMGKKGILDYFETGRGSVRIKARTDIEELRGNREAIIVTEIPYQVNKTTLIENIANLVREKKVPDISDIRDESDRRGMRLVIEVKRDGNAQVVLNQLFKHTQLQTTFGVIMLAIVEGKPRVMPIREVLGHYINHRKEVITRRTRFDLNKALAREHILAGLLIAIENMDEVVAIIRKSQNAAAAREKLVSKFRLSAIQAQAILDMRLHQLTQLESDAIEQERAELVKLIADLKDILANPARVLAIIGGELDELEKKYADKRRTEVTNDTSELSMEDLIPNEQVVVTMSHTGYIKRIPLNTYRAQNRGGKGIIGGETKEEDFIENLFVTSSHATILFFTTRGKVYSLKAYEIPEASRVSRGKAIVNLLEMSNEEKITSSIAIESFDEAKGAENYLAMCTKSGIVKRTALSAFKNIRRTGIAAITLEDGELMVQVLLTNGKSDIIIGTRDGKSIRFPETEVRNMGRQAMGVRGMKLNEGDYVVGMETVNPEDKDTTVLTVCENGHGKRTGLDEYREQHRGGSGIITIKTSERNGRVAGIKVVSAEEDLMVMTENGMMVRIRCSQIRAVGRNTQGVRLVRLEEGDKIASVAPVVSEDKEKSLDNETGPQLSAD; this comes from the coding sequence ATGACAGCCGAAGAAAAACCGATAGATCTGTTTGGGAACATAAAGGAACGCGGCATAGGCGAGGAGATGAAATCCTCCTATATAGACTACGCGATGAGCGTGATCGTGGGGCGCGCCCTGCCCGACGTGCGCGACGGTCTCAAGCCGGTGCACCGCCGCATTCTGTACACGATGAACGAGATGGGCCTGAAGCATAACAAGGCTTTCAAAAAATCCGCGCGCGTGGTGGGCGACGTGCTCGGCAAATACCACCCGCACGGCGACGCTTCGGTTTACGACGCGCTGGTGCGGCTGGTGCAGGATTTCAGCCTGCGCTATCCGCTGGTGCAGGGTCAGGGCAATTTCGGCTCGGTTGACGGGGATCCCGCCGCCGCCATGCGCTACACCGAAACGCGGCTGGCGTCCATTTCGGAAGAAATGCTGGCCGACATAGACAAGGATACGGTGAAATTCGTGCCCAATTACGACGGTTCGCTGCCCGAACCGTTCGTTATGCCGGCGCGGCTGCCCAATTTGCTGGCCAACGGCAGCAGCGGCATAGCCGTCGGCATGGCCACCAACATCCCGCCGCATAATCTGGGCGAGGTGTGCAGGGCGGTGCGCGCGTATATAGAGAACCCGCAGATAACGAATCGCGAGATTTCCAGGATCATGAAAGGCCCGGATTTTCCGACCGGCGGGATAATCATGGGCAAGAAAGGGATTCTGGATTACTTCGAAACCGGCCGCGGGTCGGTGCGCATCAAGGCGCGCACCGATATAGAGGAGCTGCGGGGCAACCGGGAAGCGATTATCGTGACCGAGATTCCGTACCAGGTTAACAAAACGACGCTCATAGAAAATATCGCCAACCTCGTGCGCGAGAAGAAAGTGCCGGACATTTCCGACATCCGCGACGAGTCCGACCGGCGCGGCATGCGCCTTGTCATCGAAGTCAAGCGCGACGGCAACGCGCAGGTAGTGCTTAACCAGCTGTTCAAGCATACCCAGCTGCAGACCACGTTCGGCGTGATCATGCTGGCCATCGTGGAAGGCAAGCCGCGCGTCATGCCTATCAGGGAAGTGCTCGGGCATTACATCAACCACCGCAAGGAAGTGATCACGCGCAGAACCAGGTTCGACCTGAACAAGGCGCTCGCCCGCGAGCATATTCTTGCCGGCCTGCTTATCGCCATAGAGAATATGGACGAGGTGGTTGCGATCATCCGCAAGTCGCAGAACGCGGCGGCGGCCAGGGAAAAGCTGGTGTCCAAATTCAGGCTTTCGGCGATTCAGGCGCAGGCTATTCTGGATATGCGGCTGCACCAGCTGACACAGCTGGAGTCCGACGCGATCGAGCAGGAGCGGGCCGAGCTGGTCAAGCTGATCGCCGACCTTAAGGACATTCTGGCCAATCCCGCCCGCGTACTCGCGATCATAGGCGGCGAACTTGACGAACTGGAAAAAAAATACGCCGACAAGCGGCGCACGGAAGTTACCAACGACACGTCGGAGCTTTCGATGGAGGACCTCATTCCCAACGAGCAGGTTGTGGTGACGATGTCGCACACCGGCTACATCAAGCGTATTCCGCTTAACACCTACCGCGCCCAGAACCGGGGCGGCAAGGGCATTATCGGCGGCGAGACCAAGGAAGAGGATTTTATCGAGAATCTGTTTGTGACTTCCAGCCACGCCACAATCCTGTTTTTCACGACGCGCGGGAAGGTGTATTCGCTCAAGGCTTACGAAATACCGGAAGCGTCGCGCGTGTCGCGCGGGAAGGCGATAGTGAACCTGCTGGAGATGTCGAACGAGGAGAAGATCACCTCCTCGATAGCGATCGAATCGTTTGACGAGGCGAAAGGCGCGGAGAATTATCTGGCGATGTGCACGAAATCCGGCATAGTCAAGCGCACGGCGCTGTCGGCATTCAAGAACATCCGGCGGACCGGGATCGCGGCGATCACGCTGGAAGACGGCGAACTGATGGTGCAGGTGCTGCTGACAAACGGCAAATCCGACATTATTATCGGCACGCGCGACGGCAAATCAATCCGGTTCCCGGAAACCGAGGTGCGCAACATGGGCCGGCAGGCTATGGGTGTGCGCGGGATGAAACTTAACGAAGGGGATTATGTGGTGGGTATGGAAACCGTCAATCCCGAAGACAAGGACACCACCGTCCTCACCGTCTGCGAAAACGGGCACGGCAAGCGCACCGGGCTCGACGAATACCGCGAACAGCATCGCGGCGGCAGCGGCATAATTACCATCAAGACTTCCGAGCGGAACGGCAGGGTGGCTGGCATCAAGGTGGTCAGCGCCGAAGAGGATCTGATGGTTATGACGGAGAACGGCATGATGGTGCGCATCCGCTGCAGCCAGATCCGCGCGGTGGGCCGCAACACGCAGGGCGTGCGGCTGGTGCGGCTGGAAGAAGGCGATAAAATCGCCAGCGTCGCGCCGGTGGTCAGCGAGGACAAGGAAAAAAGCCTTGATAACGAAACAGGACCTCAGCTGTCGGCAGACTGA
- a CDS encoding formylglycine-generating enzyme family protein, translated as MNPAFSEQCDKCGRPFRSGGGVRWLLAALLLGAVAYGGSEFRQKFFSRPAARPGCSQPQISEQPALPAEKNAAVQPPSSHAGRANPDGISRLGGLAAGVKGFIAGRIEALANGLSFGVKRPDGPAAPARVPPLYSRARAAEVRDMVLFEAGPSVLGSTVPSSLEAHYDEKSSAPVFVDAFFIDRYEVTVGSYAVCAASGACRVPPANPGCSVGADKNGYPANCITWQNASDYCRWAGKRLPYEAEWEKAARAGTETQYFFGDSADDLELYGWYKRNARGGPHPVGQLAPNGKGLYDIYGNVWEWTQDWYDPKSYDSHAPGAMPKGPETGDRRVLRGGSYTNDIDALRSAFRNKDVPTLISPQRGFRCAADVLE; from the coding sequence ATGAATCCCGCGTTCAGCGAGCAGTGCGACAAATGCGGCAGGCCTTTCCGCTCCGGCGGAGGCGTCAGGTGGCTTCTGGCGGCGCTGCTGCTGGGGGCCGTGGCGTACGGCGGGTCCGAATTCCGGCAGAAATTTTTTTCGCGGCCTGCGGCCCGCCCCGGTTGTTCCCAGCCGCAGATTTCCGAGCAGCCAGCTTTGCCGGCGGAAAAAAACGCCGCCGTGCAGCCGCCGTCCAGCCATGCCGGGCGGGCAAACCCGGACGGGATTTCCCGGCTGGGCGGACTTGCAGCCGGAGTCAAGGGTTTTATCGCGGGCCGAATTGAAGCGCTGGCGAACGGGCTCAGTTTCGGAGTGAAGCGGCCGGACGGGCCGGCCGCGCCGGCCCGGGTGCCGCCGCTTTATTCCCGCGCCCGCGCGGCGGAGGTGAGGGATATGGTGCTGTTCGAGGCGGGGCCGTCCGTGCTGGGCTCAACGGTGCCGTCTTCGCTGGAGGCGCATTATGACGAAAAATCGTCGGCTCCGGTTTTTGTGGACGCTTTTTTTATTGACCGTTACGAAGTGACGGTCGGGTCGTACGCCGTGTGCGCGGCGAGCGGGGCATGCCGGGTGCCGCCCGCCAATCCGGGCTGTTCCGTGGGAGCGGACAAGAACGGCTATCCCGCCAACTGCATCACCTGGCAGAACGCGAGCGATTACTGCCGCTGGGCCGGCAAGCGCCTGCCTTACGAGGCGGAATGGGAGAAAGCCGCGCGGGCCGGAACGGAAACCCAGTATTTTTTTGGTGACAGCGCCGATGATCTGGAGCTGTACGGCTGGTATAAGAGAAACGCGCGGGGCGGCCCGCATCCGGTCGGCCAGCTCGCCCCCAACGGCAAAGGGCTTTACGATATTTACGGCAACGTATGGGAATGGACGCAGGACTGGTACGATCCCAAAAGCTATGACAGTCACGCGCCCGGCGCAATGCCGAAAGGCCCGGAAACCGGCGACCGGCGGGTGCTGCGCGGCGGGTCATACACGAATGACATTGACGCGCTGCGTTCGGCTTTCCGCAACAAGGACGTGCCGACGCTTATTTCTCCGCAACGGGGGTTTCGGTGCGCGGCTGACGTGCTTGAATGA
- the serS gene encoding serine--tRNA ligase yields the protein MLDMKILRAAPDVVRQAYASRSGGYLPVLDELLELDGRYRRALAETETLRAERKAVSGQVGRARAEKGADAAAEILARANALKQALAEKEAGLAVLKKQADALALAVPNLPDASVPAGRSEADNKVIFEETAARRGFKFIPQDHHALGERLGILDFSTAALLSGARFSLLRGAGARLERALINFMLDRHGAKGYRETMTPYIVTRETLTGTGQLPKFGEDLYKLQGEPELFLIPTAEVTLTGMYRGAMLAEADLPKKFAAFSACFRQEAGTYGKDTRGLIRNHQFNKVELVWLARPEDSMAALETLVSDAEDILRALELPFRRVLLCTGDTGFSSAKTYDIEVWFPSENRFREISSCSNCTDFQARRLNTRFKRAAGGAPEFVHTLNGSGLAVGRTFAAVLENCQREDGTIQLPKALVPYFGADTITPDN from the coding sequence ATGCTGGACATGAAAATTTTAAGGGCCGCACCGGACGTCGTGCGGCAGGCTTATGCCAGCCGCAGCGGCGGGTATCTGCCCGTGCTGGACGAACTGCTGGAGCTTGACGGGCGGTACCGCCGCGCGCTTGCCGAAACGGAAACCCTGCGCGCCGAGCGTAAAGCCGTTTCGGGGCAGGTAGGCCGGGCGCGTGCGGAAAAAGGGGCGGACGCCGCCGCGGAAATCCTGGCGCGGGCCAATGCGCTGAAGCAGGCGCTGGCCGAGAAGGAAGCCGGGCTGGCCGTTTTGAAAAAGCAGGCCGACGCGCTGGCGCTGGCGGTGCCGAATCTGCCGGATGCGTCAGTGCCGGCCGGCCGGAGCGAGGCGGACAATAAAGTTATTTTCGAAGAAACCGCCGCCCGGCGCGGGTTTAAATTCATTCCGCAGGATCATCACGCGCTGGGCGAGCGGCTCGGGATACTGGATTTTTCCACGGCGGCCCTGCTTTCCGGCGCGCGGTTTTCGCTGCTGCGCGGCGCCGGGGCGAGGCTCGAACGCGCGCTGATCAATTTCATGCTTGACCGGCACGGCGCGAAAGGCTACCGCGAAACCATGACTCCGTATATAGTGACCCGCGAAACGCTTACCGGGACCGGCCAGCTCCCGAAATTCGGGGAAGACCTTTACAAACTCCAGGGCGAACCGGAGCTGTTTCTTATTCCAACCGCCGAAGTGACGCTGACCGGCATGTACCGCGGCGCCATGCTGGCGGAGGCGGACCTGCCAAAAAAATTCGCCGCGTTTTCCGCCTGTTTCCGGCAGGAAGCCGGGACTTACGGCAAGGACACGCGCGGGCTGATCCGCAATCACCAGTTCAACAAAGTGGAACTGGTGTGGCTGGCCAGGCCCGAGGATTCTATGGCCGCGCTGGAAACGCTTGTTTCCGACGCCGAAGATATCCTGCGCGCGCTTGAGCTGCCGTTCCGGCGGGTGCTGCTGTGCACGGGCGACACAGGTTTTTCGTCTGCCAAGACTTATGATATCGAGGTATGGTTTCCTTCGGAGAACCGCTTCCGGGAAATATCCTCCTGCTCCAATTGCACCGACTTTCAGGCCCGGCGGCTCAACACGCGCTTTAAACGCGCGGCGGGCGGCGCGCCGGAGTTTGTGCACACGCTTAACGGCAGCGGCCTGGCGGTGGGCCGCACTTTCGCGGCGGTTCTGGAAAACTGCCAGCGCGAGGACGGCACCATACAGCTGCCCAAAGCGCTGGTTCCTTATTTCGGCGCCGACACGATCACCCCGGATAACTGA